In a single window of the Rhodanobacter sp. LX-99 genome:
- a CDS encoding Smr/MutS family protein, protein MKRRPSAPVDDDDSRLFREAVGDVRPLAPVSAPPAPAKPAPHPHMLEADEAAVPGELLDMAFDPALLEVGEELGYLRDGYPPKLLRQLKRGQFSVQDDLDLHQMNAAAAQASIIAFLAEAKQHGLRCVRIVHGKGLRSKAAGPVLKGLTDRMLRRRDDVIAFASARPALGGTGAVIVLLKG, encoded by the coding sequence ATGAAGCGCCGCCCATCCGCACCGGTCGATGACGACGACAGCCGCCTGTTCCGCGAGGCGGTCGGCGACGTGCGTCCGCTGGCTCCGGTATCGGCGCCGCCGGCCCCTGCGAAACCCGCGCCGCACCCGCACATGCTGGAGGCGGACGAAGCCGCGGTACCCGGCGAATTGCTGGACATGGCGTTCGACCCGGCCCTGCTCGAGGTGGGCGAGGAACTGGGCTACCTGCGCGACGGCTACCCGCCGAAGCTGCTGCGCCAGCTCAAGCGCGGCCAGTTCAGCGTGCAGGACGATCTCGACCTGCACCAGATGAACGCCGCCGCCGCACAGGCCAGCATCATCGCCTTCCTGGCCGAGGCGAAGCAGCACGGCCTGCGCTGCGTGCGCATCGTGCACGGCAAGGGCCTGCGCTCGAAAGCCGCCGGACCGGTGTTGAAAGGCCTCACCGACCGCATGCTGCGCCGGCGCGACGACGTGATCGCGTTTGCCTCGGCGCGACCGGCGCTGGGTGGCACCGGCGCGGTGATCGTCCTGCTCAAGGGCTGA
- the surE gene encoding 5'/3'-nucleotidase SurE, which translates to MRVLVSNDDGVDAPGIRVLAERLGEVAQVTVVAPDRDRSGASNSLTLDAPLRVLPMGNGYYRVAGTPTDCVHLALAGLLDEEPDMVVSGINNSANLGDDVIYSGTVSAAMEGRFLGLPAIAVSLVSHDHKGEHYDSAAKAVLLLMQRLLVDPLPADTILNVNVPDRPWAQIEGFEVTRLGRRHRSAPCIAQTDPRGRPIWWIGPAGEVDDAGPGTDFNAVRRGFVSVTPIHVDLTRFQALEKVSSWMQPLSDAMAVGRTNDDEAA; encoded by the coding sequence ATGCGAGTTCTGGTCAGTAACGACGATGGCGTGGATGCACCTGGCATCCGCGTGCTTGCCGAGCGTCTCGGCGAAGTGGCCCAGGTGACGGTGGTGGCGCCCGATCGCGATCGTTCCGGCGCCAGCAATTCGCTTACGCTCGATGCGCCGCTGCGCGTCTTGCCGATGGGCAACGGCTACTATCGCGTGGCCGGCACGCCGACCGATTGCGTGCACCTGGCGCTGGCCGGGCTGCTGGACGAAGAGCCCGATATGGTCGTGTCCGGCATCAACAACTCGGCGAACCTCGGCGACGACGTGATCTATTCCGGCACGGTGTCGGCGGCGATGGAAGGGCGTTTCCTGGGACTGCCGGCGATCGCGGTGTCGCTGGTCAGCCACGACCACAAGGGCGAGCATTACGACTCGGCGGCGAAGGCGGTGCTGCTGCTGATGCAGCGGCTGCTGGTCGATCCGCTGCCGGCCGACACCATCCTCAACGTCAACGTGCCGGATCGGCCGTGGGCACAGATCGAAGGCTTCGAAGTCACCCGGCTGGGGCGGCGTCACCGCTCCGCGCCGTGCATCGCGCAGACCGATCCGCGCGGGCGGCCGATCTGGTGGATCGGTCCGGCGGGCGAGGTGGACGATGCCGGTCCCGGCACCGATTTCAATGCCGTGCGGCGCGGCTTTGTTTCCGTCACGCCGATCCATGTCGACCTGACCCGGTTCCAGGCGCTGGAGAAAGTCAGCAGCTGGATGCAGCCGCTGAGCGACGCGATGGCGGTGGGCCGGACCAACGACGACGAGGCGGCCTGA
- a CDS encoding protein-L-isoaspartate(D-aspartate) O-methyltransferase, producing the protein MTMYPLPAADLKGEGMTSQRARDRLAATLKDGGIRDLRVIEVIRNLPRHHFIDQALHSRAYENDALPIGHGQTISQPWVVARMTEALLEFGVPQKVLEIGTGSGYQAAVLAALVPQVFTVERIEALLRQARRRFRQLGLTNLRSRYDDGKLGWPDEAPFDAIILTAAGDTIPTRILDQLSPTGVLVAPVGSPSRQTLIRMRGDGQGDFIQEELGAVSFVPLLGGIG; encoded by the coding sequence ATGACCATGTATCCATTGCCTGCCGCGGACCTGAAGGGCGAGGGGATGACCTCGCAGCGCGCGCGCGATCGCCTCGCGGCGACCCTGAAAGATGGCGGCATCCGCGACCTGCGCGTGATCGAGGTGATCCGCAACCTGCCGCGCCACCACTTCATCGACCAGGCGCTGCATTCGCGTGCCTATGAGAACGACGCGCTGCCGATCGGCCACGGCCAGACCATCTCGCAACCGTGGGTGGTGGCGCGCATGACCGAGGCGCTGCTCGAGTTCGGCGTGCCGCAGAAGGTGCTGGAGATCGGCACCGGCTCCGGCTACCAGGCGGCGGTGCTGGCGGCGCTGGTGCCGCAGGTGTTCACGGTGGAGCGGATCGAGGCCCTGCTGCGCCAGGCGCGCCGGCGCTTCCGCCAGCTCGGCCTGACCAACCTGCGTTCGCGCTACGACGACGGCAAGCTCGGCTGGCCGGACGAGGCGCCGTTCGACGCGATCATCCTCACCGCCGCCGGCGACACCATTCCCACCCGCATCCTCGACCAGCTCAGCCCCACCGGCGTGCTGGTGGCGCCGGTCGGCTCGCCCAGCCGGCAGACGCTGATCCGCATGCGCGGCGACGGCCAGGGCGATTTCATCCAGGAGGAACTGGGCGCGGTCAGTTTCGTGCCGCTGCTGGGCGGGATCGGCTGA
- a CDS encoding VTT domain-containing protein: MRLFGALYARALSWAREPRALYYLSGLSFVESFIFPIPPEVMLAPMMLGKRHKAFFFANISLLFSLLGALVGYVLGHWAFHALRPVLDALHLLAPIEQGVATLSRQMVEHHWGMYGVLILAALQPVVPMKFITWACGIIGVPILPFLACIGLGRGKRVWLLALLIRLFGERAERILHKYVEWIGWAALVVLALLLVWWFWLR; this comes from the coding sequence ATGCGTCTGTTCGGGGCACTTTATGCGCGTGCGCTGAGCTGGGCACGCGAGCCAAGGGCGTTGTATTACCTGTCCGGGCTGAGTTTCGTCGAGTCGTTCATCTTCCCGATTCCGCCGGAAGTGATGCTGGCGCCGATGATGCTGGGCAAGCGGCACAAGGCGTTCTTCTTCGCAAACATCAGCCTGCTGTTCTCGCTGCTGGGCGCACTGGTGGGCTACGTGCTGGGCCATTGGGCGTTCCATGCGCTGCGGCCGGTGCTCGATGCGCTGCACCTGCTGGCACCGATCGAGCAGGGCGTGGCGACCTTGAGCAGGCAGATGGTCGAGCATCACTGGGGCATGTACGGCGTGCTGATCCTGGCCGCGTTGCAGCCGGTGGTGCCGATGAAGTTCATCACCTGGGCCTGCGGCATCATCGGTGTGCCGATCCTGCCGTTCCTGGCCTGCATCGGGCTCGGCCGCGGCAAGCGCGTGTGGTTGCTGGCGTTGTTGATCCGCCTGTTCGGCGAACGCGCCGAGCGGATCCTGCACAAGTACGTCGAATGGATCGGCTGGGCCGCGCTGGTCGTGCTGGCCTTGCTGCTGGTGTGGTGGTTCTGGCTGCGTTGA
- a CDS encoding peptidoglycan DD-metalloendopeptidase family protein: MLVRMDRYLQCLVTLAVTVLLASCGTMRSSVVVEPTPDSGYGPRPVTSAPTPARTPIPGGNYAVVQGDTLYSIAFRKGVDFRDLAQWNGIAAPYTIWPGQRLTLSPPTKSHAAPVAAAPVHAGGAPVAAAPMFEAVTAPSPSPAGPPAATSASVPATSPAITPPSRPAAPAVAATATTVVPVAGVPAAAPATMPPPAPPAAGVSRVVSSVQWRWPADGSLVGRFQSGDAIPGIQIAGKSGDPVRAAADGVVVYSGNGLVGYGELVIIKHNDSFLSAYGHNRKRLVKEGQRVSAGQQIAEMGSTGTTRNELEFQIRKDGNPVDPLGYLPLR; the protein is encoded by the coding sequence ATGCTGGTGCGCATGGATCGATATCTTCAGTGCCTGGTAACTCTGGCCGTGACCGTGCTGCTTGCTTCCTGCGGCACCATGCGCAGCTCGGTCGTGGTGGAACCAACACCCGACAGCGGCTATGGCCCTCGCCCGGTCACCAGTGCGCCGACACCCGCCCGTACGCCGATACCGGGCGGCAACTACGCGGTGGTGCAGGGCGACACGCTGTATTCGATCGCGTTCCGCAAGGGCGTGGACTTCCGTGATCTGGCGCAGTGGAACGGAATCGCCGCGCCATACACGATCTGGCCGGGACAACGGCTGACTCTTTCGCCGCCGACGAAGAGCCATGCCGCGCCGGTGGCTGCCGCCCCTGTCCACGCGGGTGGCGCGCCCGTGGCGGCAGCCCCGATGTTCGAGGCTGTGACCGCACCGTCGCCGTCGCCAGCCGGACCACCCGCAGCGACATCCGCGAGCGTGCCGGCCACCTCACCGGCGATCACGCCGCCGTCAAGACCTGCCGCGCCGGCCGTTGCCGCCACGGCGACCACCGTGGTGCCGGTGGCAGGTGTCCCGGCTGCCGCACCGGCGACCATGCCGCCGCCCGCGCCGCCGGCCGCCGGCGTTTCACGCGTGGTCAGCAGCGTGCAGTGGCGCTGGCCGGCCGATGGCAGTCTGGTGGGCCGCTTCCAGAGTGGCGACGCGATTCCCGGCATCCAGATCGCGGGCAAGTCCGGCGATCCGGTGCGTGCCGCCGCCGATGGCGTGGTGGTGTACAGCGGCAACGGCCTGGTCGGCTACGGCGAGCTGGTGATCATCAAGCACAACGACAGCTTCCTGTCCGCTTATGGCCACAATCGCAAGCGCCTGGTCAAGGAGGGCCAGCGGGTCAGTGCCGGCCAGCAGATCGCCGAGATGGGATCGACCGGCACCACCCGCAACGAACTGGAGTTCCAGATCCGCAAGGACGGCAACCCGGTCGATCCGCTGGGATATCTGCCGCTGCGCTGA
- a CDS encoding Mth938-like domain-containing protein, giving the protein MDLSLERPEGYLYVRRVGARGVTLIDRELTSSFLLAPDRAIENWPVTAAGTLDAGHVEALLALQPELVILGTGEHQVFPAAAFMAGFLRKGIGIEVMDNAAAARTYNLLAGEGRRVIAGFILPPA; this is encoded by the coding sequence ATGGACCTGTCGCTCGAACGCCCCGAAGGCTATCTCTACGTGCGCCGCGTCGGCGCGCGCGGGGTCACCCTGATCGATCGCGAGCTCACCAGCAGCTTCCTGCTCGCACCCGATCGGGCGATCGAGAACTGGCCGGTCACCGCCGCTGGCACGCTGGACGCCGGCCATGTCGAAGCCCTGCTGGCGTTGCAACCCGAACTGGTGATCCTGGGCACCGGCGAGCACCAGGTATTTCCGGCTGCCGCGTTCATGGCCGGTTTCCTGCGCAAGGGCATCGGCATCGAAGTGATGGACAACGCCGCCGCCGCGCGCACCTACAACCTGCTGGCCGGCGAAGGGCGCCGGGTCATCGCCGGATTCATCCTGCCGCCGGCTTGA
- the yhbY gene encoding ribosome assembly RNA-binding protein YhbY, with translation MALSSSQIRYLRSLAHDLSPVVLLGSKGATAAVVKELDQALGIHELVKVKLSGGDKDERQAQIDVLIEGTGAEKIHQIGHVVVLFRRNADEPKIALPR, from the coding sequence ATGGCCCTTTCCTCCTCGCAGATCCGCTACCTGCGCAGCCTCGCCCATGACCTGAGCCCGGTGGTCCTGCTGGGCAGCAAGGGCGCCACCGCAGCCGTGGTCAAGGAACTGGACCAGGCGCTGGGCATCCACGAACTGGTCAAGGTGAAGCTGTCCGGTGGCGACAAGGATGAACGGCAGGCCCAGATCGACGTGCTGATCGAAGGCACCGGGGCCGAAAAAATCCACCAGATCGGCCATGTCGTCGTGCTGTTCCGCCGCAACGCCGACGAGCCGAAGATCGCCCTGCCACGCTGA
- the rlmE gene encoding 23S rRNA (uridine(2552)-2'-O)-methyltransferase RlmE: protein MARSKSSAVWLREHFNDEYVKKAQAEGLRSRAVYKLEELIERDHLLKPGINVVDLGAAPGSWSQLVRNRLGDSGRVFALDILPMQSIAGVDFLQGDFREESVLHELESRLEGLKVDLVLSDMAPNMSGVALADQIRAMDLAELALDFSRQWLKPGGSFLIKLFQGVGFDDYLRSLRADFTRVTMRKPKASRARSREVYALAVGRKPAPVSPGENRA, encoded by the coding sequence ATGGCCCGCAGCAAGAGCAGCGCAGTCTGGCTGCGCGAACATTTCAATGACGAATATGTGAAGAAAGCCCAGGCCGAGGGTTTGCGTTCGCGTGCGGTGTACAAGCTGGAGGAACTGATCGAGCGCGATCACCTGCTGAAGCCGGGCATCAACGTGGTCGACCTCGGTGCGGCACCGGGCAGCTGGTCGCAGCTGGTGCGCAACCGGTTGGGCGACAGCGGCAGGGTGTTCGCGCTGGACATCCTGCCGATGCAGAGCATCGCCGGCGTGGATTTCCTGCAGGGCGACTTCCGCGAGGAATCGGTGCTGCACGAGCTCGAATCCCGCCTGGAGGGGCTCAAGGTGGATCTTGTACTGTCCGACATGGCCCCCAATATGAGTGGTGTGGCGCTGGCCGACCAGATCCGGGCGATGGATCTGGCCGAACTGGCGCTGGATTTCAGTCGACAATGGCTCAAGCCGGGCGGCTCGTTCCTGATCAAATTGTTTCAGGGAGTCGGCTTTGACGATTACTTGCGCAGCTTGCGCGCGGACTTCACCCGCGTAACCATGCGTAAACCTAAGGCCTCCCGCGCGCGTTCGCGTGAGGTGTACGCACTGGCGGTGGGCCGCAAGCCTGCCCCGGTGTCACCGGGCGAGAACCGTGCATGA